One region of Quercus lobata isolate SW786 chromosome 2, ValleyOak3.0 Primary Assembly, whole genome shotgun sequence genomic DNA includes:
- the LOC115978184 gene encoding uncharacterized protein LOC115978184, with translation MKVGPSAEHLGVGSGLSQRALRGLVASKGRKKISEGEDVSVVLETEILDLAEKLEKLQRSLGLKDFEVRNCSNLDKQASLLQRRLEMFGVTSDEICVKEIQEMAEASLSIKTSCRVDDSFVSSGKSNINFMAIELKKSFK, from the exons ATGAAAGTTGGTCCTTCAGCGGAGCATTTGGGAGTAGGGAGTGGTCTCTCTCAGAGGGCACTTAGGGGTCTAGTTGCTTCCAAG GGAAGAAAGAAGATTTCTGAAGGAGAGGATGTGAGTGTGGTATTGGAGACAGAGATCCTTGACTTGGCAGAGAAACTAGAGAAGTTACAAAGGAGCTTAGGACTAAAAGATTTTGAAGTTAGGAACTGTAGTAATTTAGATAAACAAGCGTCTCTTCTTCAGAGACGGCTAGAGATGTTTGGAGTAACATCAGATGAGATATGTGTGAAGGAGATACAGGAGATGGCAGAAGCAAGCTTGTCAATTAAAACAAGTTGTAGAGTTGATGATAGCTTTGTTTCAAGTGGCAAATCCAATATTAATTTTATGgccattgaattaaaaaaaag CTTTAAATGA